AGGGCAATCTAAAGGGTGGTTGATTAATAAAAATTCAACAACACCTTTTCTTGCTTCTAAAACCTCTTCGTTTATGTAGTTCTCCACCACCATTCCATCCTGGGCCGGAGTAATGCATGATGCAACCAATTTAGGCATTGGTCTCGGGTCTCTTTCCGAGCCTTGAGCTACTTTCACCAAGCAAGCCCTGCATTTTCCGCCAGATTTCTCTAGTGGTTTGTAATAGCACATAGCAGGTGGAGCAACTTCAGGCCCTATTTTTCTTGCAGCTTGCAAAATTGTAGTTCCCTGAGGTACTTCTACCTGTATTCCATCTACTGTTACTTTTATCAATTCTTGATTTGTGCTCATTTATTTTGAAGCAAAAAGTATGTATTAAACTAATATCTTTTCTAAACCCATGAAAACTGCCCCTTTAGCGGTTGCATCTTCTGGATGTGTAATGTGCCATTCAAATTCATCTCTGAAGTGACGAATTGCACTTGCAACTGGCCATGCCGCCGCATCACCAAGTGGACAAATCGTATTGCCTTCTATTTTTTTTGCTACATCTACTAGCAAGTCGATGTCTCTTTCATTGCCTTTTCCATGCTCAATGCGATGTAGAACTTTTTCCATCCAACCTGTACCTTCTCTACATGGAGAGCATTGGCCGCATGACTCATGGCGGTAAAATCTTGCGAAATTCCAAGTATTGCGAACAATACAAGTTGTTTCATCCATGGCGATAAAACCTCCAGACCCTAGCATCGTTCCTGATTGAAAACCTCCATCAGAAAGTGATTCGTAGGACATAAGTCTGTTTTCGCCATTTACAGTTTTCAGTATTAATTCGGCAGGTAAAATTGGAACAGACGAACCTCCAGCTACTACAGCTTTAAGGTGATGTCCATCTCTAATTCCTCCTAAATACTCATCTGAGTATATAAATTCTTCTACAGGAAGGCCGAGTTCAATTTCGTAAACACCTGGTTTTTTAATATGACCCGATGCTGAAATTAGCTTGGTACCTGTACTTCTACCTATTCCTATATTGGCATAGGCTTCTCCACCATTATTAACAATCCAAGGAGTTGTAGCGATCGACTCTACGTTATTAACTACTGTAGGGCATTGATAAAGACCTTTTACCGCTGGGAAAGGCGGTTTGTTTCGAGGATTTCCTCTTTTGCCTTCAAGTGATTCTAATAGAGCAGTCTCTTCTCCGCAAATATATGCTCCTCCACCTGGTTGTACAATTATCT
This portion of the Spirosomataceae bacterium TFI 002 genome encodes:
- a CDS encoding NADH dehydrogenase subunit F is translated as MKILTEHINVPGINTFEVYRKMGGYAAVEKAIKKMSPEEVLEEVKLAGVRGRGGAGFPMGMKWSFLAKPEGVPRYLVCNADESEPGTFKDHYLMKELPHLLIEGMIVSSFTLGANKSFIYVRGELMYVIHILEKAIAEAKAAGFLGQNILGSGYDLEIIVQPGGGAYICGEETALLESLEGKRGNPRNKPPFPAVKGLYQCPTVVNNVESIATTPWIVNNGGEAYANIGIGRSTGTKLISASGHIKKPGVYEIELGLPVEEFIYSDEYLGGIRDGHHLKAVVAGGSSVPILPAELILKTVNGENRLMSYESLSDGGFQSGTMLGSGGFIAMDETTCIVRNTWNFARFYRHESCGQCSPCREGTGWMEKVLHRIEHGKGNERDIDLLVDVAKKIEGNTICPLGDAAAWPVASAIRHFRDEFEWHITHPEDATAKGAVFMGLEKILV